One part of the Sphingobacteriales bacterium genome encodes these proteins:
- a CDS encoding SDR family oxidoreductase → MKSIIVTGATGGIGYETARYFCLNTDFQVFALGRNEQKLNALFQPHRFKNLKTIAIDFEKPFSSDNFSWLPEEVSILLNNAGMMLNKKFSDITDEEWKNVYQVNFFSQVSLIRHVLPVMGKTGPAHIVNISSMGGFQGSVKFKGLSAYASSKAAMANLTELLAVELEDTNIRVNCLALGAVNTEMLKNAFPGYEALLNADEMAKFIAEFALNGHKYFNGKILPVSLSTP, encoded by the coding sequence ATGAAAAGCATCATCGTTACCGGAGCTACCGGTGGAATCGGATATGAAACAGCGAGATACTTCTGTTTAAATACAGATTTTCAGGTTTTTGCTCTTGGCAGAAATGAACAGAAGCTGAATGCATTATTTCAGCCTCACCGCTTTAAAAATCTTAAAACCATTGCAATCGATTTTGAAAAACCTTTCTCTTCTGACAATTTTTCCTGGCTTCCTGAGGAAGTATCCATCCTTCTCAATAATGCAGGAATGATGTTAAACAAAAAGTTTTCAGATATTACCGATGAAGAATGGAAAAATGTTTATCAGGTAAATTTTTTCAGCCAGGTTTCTTTGATTCGCCATGTTTTACCGGTAATGGGTAAAACCGGACCTGCCCATATCGTCAACATCAGCAGCATGGGTGGATTTCAGGGAAGTGTGAAATTCAAAGGATTAAGTGCTTATGCCTCTTCAAAGGCAGCTATGGCTAATCTGACTGAATTGCTTGCCGTTGAACTGGAAGACACAAACATACGGGTCAATTGCCTGGCTCTTGGAGCAGTCAATACCGAAATGCTTAAAAATGCTTTCCCCGGTTATGAGGCACTTCTGAATGCGGATGAAATGGCAAAATTTATAGCAGAATTTGCCTTAAACGGACATAAATATTTTAACGGGAAAATTTTGCCGGTTTCCCTTTCAACACCCTGA